One Phycisphaera mikurensis NBRC 102666 DNA window includes the following coding sequences:
- a CDS encoding phytanoyl-CoA dioxygenase family protein produces MPPAATARHADAALTPEQHAAWERDGYVIVRGLWSRAEIDACRERFDDLAANAPDQPPHWEPDRNSSDPLKRYPRVMHPHRIDGLSRAMLLDPRVGAILRRLLGEEPIATQSMFYFKPPGGRGQALHQDNFYLKVAPQTCVAAWTAVDAATPENGGLFVCPGTHGMEVACPEAADAAESFTTDLVRPPAGVVPVPAVLGPGDVLFFNGSVVHGSKPNTTADRWRRSFICHYAPASAEAIGSHYKPCFRFDGREHRGFADATGGGPCGEPFDAAAAAGAA; encoded by the coding sequence ATGCCCCCCGCCGCCACCGCCCGCCACGCCGACGCCGCCCTCACCCCCGAGCAACACGCCGCCTGGGAGCGCGACGGCTACGTCATCGTCCGCGGCCTGTGGTCGCGGGCGGAGATCGACGCCTGCCGCGAACGCTTCGACGACCTCGCCGCCAACGCACCCGACCAGCCTCCCCACTGGGAGCCCGACCGCAACTCCTCGGACCCGCTGAAGCGCTACCCGCGGGTGATGCACCCGCACCGCATCGACGGCCTCAGCCGGGCGATGCTGCTGGACCCGCGGGTCGGGGCGATCCTCCGCCGGCTGCTCGGCGAGGAGCCGATCGCCACGCAGTCCATGTTCTACTTCAAGCCGCCCGGCGGCCGCGGCCAGGCCCTGCACCAGGACAACTTCTACCTGAAGGTGGCTCCGCAAACCTGCGTGGCCGCCTGGACCGCGGTGGACGCCGCGACCCCCGAGAACGGCGGCCTGTTCGTCTGCCCGGGCACGCACGGCATGGAGGTGGCCTGCCCCGAGGCCGCCGACGCCGCCGAAAGCTTCACCACCGACCTCGTCCGCCCGCCCGCCGGCGTGGTGCCCGTGCCCGCCGTGCTCGGGCCCGGGGACGTGCTGTTCTTCAACGGCAGCGTGGTGCACGGCTCGAAGCCGAACACGACCGCCGACCGCTGGCGGCGCAGCTTCATCTGCCACTACGCCCCCGCCTCCGCCGAGGCGATCGGCTCGCACTACAAGCCCTGCTTCCGCTTCGACGGCCGCGAGCACCGCGGCTTCGCCGACGCCACCGGCGGGGGCCCCTGCGGCGAGCCCTTCGACGCCGCCGCGGCGGCGGGCGCCGCCTGA